In Liquorilactobacillus hordei DSM 19519, the following proteins share a genomic window:
- a CDS encoding PLP-dependent aminotransferase family protein, whose amino-acid sequence MNYHFSSRVPKTDIDPVGNILKVVESPDIISFAGGLPAPELFPVKQIAQATAKVLNECGQVALQYGSSQGIPELRKIIAERVKLEGIDTSPDHIMVATGSQQTLDLTGKIFIDPGDTVIVESPTYLCAVDVFKSYGANFVGIDMDDDGMRMDHLEQALSEHPETKLIYTIPNFQNPTGRTMSLDRRKKLSVLADKYDVMVLEDNPYGAVRFAGENVPSVKSLDSTGHVIYMGTFSKILAPGMRLGWIVADESLINKYKMMKQSADLHTDSLSQYIIAKYCELFDIDEHIKLISSLYQKREQLMMAAIQKYFPKNAKCSYPEGGMFIWVEIPEIKDTQALFDLAIKQRVAFVPGEPFYSEHPKPGTFRLNYSNMSEDKIEEGIKRLGKVIQTALLAQEVY is encoded by the coding sequence ATGAATTATCATTTTTCAAGTCGTGTACCAAAAACAGATATTGACCCAGTTGGAAACATTTTAAAAGTCGTTGAAAGTCCAGACATTATTTCATTTGCCGGTGGACTGCCTGCCCCAGAATTATTTCCAGTGAAACAGATTGCTCAAGCAACAGCTAAGGTTTTAAATGAATGTGGGCAAGTTGCACTTCAATATGGTTCTTCACAGGGAATCCCAGAACTCAGAAAAATTATTGCAGAGCGAGTGAAATTAGAGGGTATTGATACAAGCCCTGACCATATCATGGTAGCCACTGGTTCACAACAAACACTTGATTTAACCGGAAAGATATTTATAGATCCTGGTGATACAGTTATTGTTGAAAGTCCAACATATTTGTGTGCCGTAGATGTTTTTAAATCTTATGGTGCTAATTTTGTCGGTATTGACATGGATGATGATGGCATGCGAATGGATCATCTGGAACAGGCATTAAGTGAACATCCTGAAACTAAATTAATTTATACAATTCCAAATTTTCAAAATCCAACTGGACGTACAATGTCTCTAGATCGTCGAAAAAAATTATCAGTATTAGCTGATAAATACGATGTTATGGTACTTGAAGATAATCCATACGGAGCAGTTCGCTTTGCGGGTGAAAACGTCCCATCAGTTAAATCACTAGATTCAACTGGTCATGTAATTTACATGGGAACCTTTTCTAAAATTTTGGCCCCGGGTATGCGCTTAGGCTGGATTGTTGCTGATGAATCACTGATAAATAAATACAAGATGATGAAGCAATCAGCGGATTTACATACAGATAGTTTATCACAGTACATTATTGCTAAATATTGTGAGTTATTTGATATCGACGAGCACATTAAATTAATTTCTAGTCTTTATCAAAAACGAGAACAATTGATGATGGCAGCCATTCAAAAATACTTTCCTAAGAATGCAAAATGCAGCTATCCAGAAGGAGGGATGTTTATCTGGGTAGAAATTCCAGAAATTAAAGACACTCAAGCTCTATTTGATTTAGCAATTAAACAACGAGTGGCCTTTGTTCCAGGAGAGCCTTTCTACAGTGAACATCCAAAACCAGGAACTTTTCGTTTAAATTATTCCAATATGTCGGAAGATAAAATTGAAGAGGGTATCAAGCGATTGGGCAAGGTAATCCAAACGGCCTTGTTAGCTCAAGAAGTTTATTAA
- a CDS encoding helix-turn-helix transcriptional regulator, with amino-acid sequence MFKNKVKVFRVEAGLSQKELSSSVGVTRQTMSLIEKGEYNPSISLCLRICYKLDKKLNEVFWVNKEEFEREEG; translated from the coding sequence ATGTTTAAAAATAAGGTAAAAGTATTCAGAGTTGAAGCAGGTTTGTCTCAAAAAGAGCTTTCTTCTTCTGTAGGCGTTACGCGTCAGACAATGAGTCTGATTGAAAAAGGTGAGTACAATCCATCAATCAGTCTTTGTCTAAGAATTTGTTACAAACTTGATAAAAAACTGAATGAAGTTTTTTGGGTAAATAAGGAGGAATTTGAACGTGAAGAAGGTTAA
- a CDS encoding ArsR/SmtB family transcription factor, whose product MIIELNQKQMDEMRIKIFKALADPTRIEILRYLKKVNREITCGEIGKVVKMSKSAGSYHFKLLREAGLINSRKESREKYVSLNENTFVKYINNFLESL is encoded by the coding sequence ATGATTATTGAACTGAACCAAAAACAAATGGATGAAATGCGAATTAAAATTTTTAAAGCTTTAGCTGATCCAACTAGAATTGAAATACTTAGGTATTTAAAAAAAGTAAATCGTGAAATTACTTGTGGCGAAATAGGAAAGGTTGTAAAAATGAGCAAATCTGCGGGATCTTATCATTTTAAATTATTAAGAGAAGCAGGTTTGATAAACTCTCGCAAGGAATCAAGAGAGAAATATGTTTCGTTAAACGAGAATACCTTTGTCAAATATATCAATAACTTTTTAGAATCTTTATAA
- a CDS encoding MFS transporter, with amino-acid sequence MNKTNSTWVLVLTSLGFFMSMMDSMIVTTASTAIRNDFNITVNQLQWALNAYNVTIAAVLLLGVSFGDYFGHRRVYNFGILVFVIGSILCALSTNINFLIFSRIIEGIGASVITPMSMAILTSALAPEERGKALGIWSGIGGLALIIGPALGGFIVAKLVWQWIFWINVPIGLVAIYLSQKKLPESKKDTVFVSIADAILIILSSAGIIWTLSESKTLHVQIQVLFIGIISIIMGIIFILHQKNEAEPMVPLKFFKSNSFNGGNISTFLLYASMYGFVFFLPQYFQFVNHSSALVSGLKLLPWTGTLVLVAPFAGNAVDKFGERIISIIGLLLQGIGYIWIAIYFRVGTSYLLIIIPLVLAGTGLSMAGPALQKSVVGSVKRDEIGKASGIYNMFRLFGGAVGVMVAVMIFNAVGNSLSVVGFSKGFEAAMLGSGLLSLLGIIFSLLIPNKVG; translated from the coding sequence ATGAACAAAACAAATTCAACTTGGGTACTAGTATTAACATCTTTAGGATTTTTTATGTCAATGATGGACTCAATGATTGTTACAACGGCTTCAACTGCTATTAGAAACGACTTTAATATTACGGTTAATCAATTACAGTGGGCACTGAATGCATATAATGTCACAATAGCAGCAGTATTACTTCTAGGTGTTTCTTTTGGTGATTACTTTGGACACCGAAGAGTATATAATTTTGGTATTTTAGTATTTGTGATTGGCTCTATACTATGTGCATTATCTACTAATATTAATTTTCTGATTTTTTCAAGAATTATCGAAGGAATAGGAGCTTCAGTTATAACACCAATGTCTATGGCGATTCTAACATCAGCTTTAGCACCTGAAGAAAGAGGTAAGGCATTAGGAATTTGGAGTGGTATTGGTGGTCTTGCATTGATTATCGGTCCTGCACTAGGTGGGTTTATTGTTGCTAAGCTAGTATGGCAATGGATTTTTTGGATAAATGTCCCAATCGGATTAGTTGCTATCTATTTGTCACAAAAGAAATTGCCTGAATCTAAGAAAGATACAGTATTTGTCAGTATTGCTGATGCAATCTTAATTATTCTCTCATCAGCTGGCATTATCTGGACTCTGTCTGAAAGTAAAACCTTACATGTGCAGATACAGGTATTATTCATAGGCATTATAAGCATCATCATGGGTATTATCTTTATCTTACATCAAAAAAATGAAGCGGAACCAATGGTCCCATTGAAATTTTTTAAATCAAATTCCTTCAATGGCGGAAACATTTCGACATTTTTGTTATATGCTTCAATGTATGGTTTTGTTTTTTTCTTACCGCAATATTTTCAATTTGTTAATCATTCAAGTGCACTTGTATCAGGTCTAAAACTACTACCATGGACTGGGACATTGGTCTTGGTCGCACCATTTGCAGGAAATGCAGTTGATAAATTTGGAGAACGTATCATTTCAATTATTGGTCTATTATTACAGGGCATTGGTTATATTTGGATTGCAATCTATTTCAGGGTAGGTACTTCTTATTTATTAATTATTATTCCGTTAGTCTTAGCAGGTACTGGACTTTCAATGGCAGGGCCAGCCTTGCAAAAATCTGTTGTTGGGTCCGTTAAAAGGGACGAGATTGGTAAAGCATCTGGAATTTATAATATGTTTAGATTATTTGGTGGAGCAGTGGGAGTGATGGTGGCCGTAATGATTTTTAATGCTGTGGGCAATTCATTATCTGTTGTTGGCTTCTCAAAGGGATTTGAGGCAGCAATGCTAGGTTCCGGACTTCTTTCCCTATTAGGAATTATCTTCTCATTGTTGATACCAAATAAAGTTGGATAA
- a CDS encoding YciI family protein encodes MFFFILTYKKPLTEVEKFLDNHNEYLDKFYKEGKFIFSGRKNPRTGGVILCNADNLEEAKNIYYNDPFYKNGIANYDVIEFQPTKFNNTFEQLINKI; translated from the coding sequence TTGTTTTTCTTTATTCTAACTTATAAAAAACCTTTGACAGAAGTTGAAAAATTTTTGGATAATCATAATGAGTACCTTGACAAGTTTTACAAGGAAGGAAAGTTTATTTTTTCTGGAAGAAAAAATCCGCGCACAGGAGGTGTTATTCTCTGTAATGCGGATAATTTAGAGGAAGCTAAAAATATTTATTATAATGACCCCTTTTATAAAAATGGAATAGCTAATTATGATGTTATTGAATTTCAACCAACAAAGTTTAATAATACGTTCGAACAACTAATTAATAAAATATGA
- a CDS encoding TetR/AcrR family transcriptional regulator — translation MKRAQQKIQTRKNLFQAAIELFNCTGVEKTKISDIAKKADVSTGTFYVHFKSKEEIISAIYYEDFNNYMCNKIQEVIQLNLDWKKTLLKIGIFELDFTKKVGLEVTTIAFVANLQANMSTPGNHSKKRIFSNEIKKITDRFSNNNLAYQEFESIIRGVMLTWCFSNGKIDIIKLGNSLLEKYMNNL, via the coding sequence ATGAAACGAGCTCAGCAAAAAATTCAAACCCGAAAAAATTTATTTCAAGCCGCAATTGAATTATTTAATTGCACTGGTGTCGAAAAAACAAAAATTTCAGATATTGCTAAGAAAGCAGATGTATCCACTGGAACTTTTTATGTTCATTTCAAATCAAAAGAAGAAATTATTAGTGCTATTTATTATGAAGATTTCAATAATTATATGTGTAATAAAATTCAGGAAGTTATACAACTTAATTTGGATTGGAAAAAAACACTTTTAAAAATTGGAATTTTTGAATTGGATTTTACAAAAAAAGTTGGCCTTGAAGTAACCACAATTGCTTTTGTAGCAAATCTTCAAGCAAACATGAGTACGCCTGGGAATCATTCAAAAAAAAGAATATTTTCAAATGAAATTAAAAAAATCACGGATAGGTTTAGTAATAATAATCTTGCTTATCAAGAATTTGAATCTATCATTCGTGGAGTTATGCTTACTTGGTGTTTTAGCAATGGGAAAATTGACATTATTAAATTGGGGAATAGTTTATTGGAAAAATATATGAACAATCTATAA
- a CDS encoding ClC family H(+)/Cl(-) exchange transporter, translating into MTRLIAVKRGLLVGLFVGIIISFFRFTINNLLVIWKQLYHFAGTSISGLILIIIFFIILTFIIGQFIKFNPHIMGSGIPEVELQLIDRLKLNPISILVSKFIAGSLSIGTGGFLGREGPSVQLGAAVGQIYAEKFRLTDNDWRLLVATGAASGLSAAFGAPLAGTMFVLEEISHSFSSILWIEALSGSLISDMVADQFFGLKPVLYIHYENSFPLRYYWLLLILGLILGILGYFYQKATLNINFLYNFLGRIPRENQIIVMLMSILPIGIFYPQLLGGGENLIKVLSTTKISLSVGIAFLLIRFIFSAISFGSGAPGGIFMPILTLGALIGLIAGKLMIMCNLISALYLPNIIIFSLAGYFACISKAPFTAVILITEMVGSLSHLLPLAFVSLVAYLMVDILGGAPIYESLSKRIDLKHELKHIDSRLVSFEFLVSPLGELNNKEVREIIWPQNVILIKVLRNNSELLAKGDLILKPKDRLILLAPVEDIAEIKHELSVLN; encoded by the coding sequence ATGACAAGACTTATCGCAGTAAAAAGAGGTTTACTTGTTGGGTTGTTTGTTGGCATTATAATAAGTTTCTTTCGTTTTACAATTAACAATCTTTTAGTTATATGGAAACAACTATATCATTTTGCTGGAACTAGCATTTCAGGACTGATTTTAATCATTATATTTTTTATAATATTAACTTTTATAATCGGTCAGTTTATTAAGTTCAATCCACATATAATGGGTTCTGGTATTCCTGAGGTTGAACTGCAATTAATTGATAGATTGAAGTTGAATCCTATTTCAATTCTGGTATCAAAATTCATTGCAGGTTCTTTATCTATAGGTACCGGCGGTTTTCTGGGGCGTGAAGGTCCATCTGTTCAATTAGGTGCAGCTGTCGGACAAATTTATGCTGAAAAATTTAGACTAACTGACAATGATTGGCGCTTACTTGTTGCAACTGGAGCTGCTTCTGGTTTGTCAGCCGCTTTTGGGGCTCCTTTAGCTGGCACAATGTTTGTTCTTGAAGAAATATCACATAGCTTTTCTTCCATACTCTGGATAGAAGCCCTAAGCGGAAGCCTAATTTCAGATATGGTCGCTGATCAATTCTTTGGATTAAAACCTGTACTGTATATTCATTATGAGAATAGTTTCCCATTAAGGTATTACTGGCTTCTTTTAATTTTAGGATTAATTCTAGGTATCTTAGGGTATTTCTATCAAAAAGCAACTCTAAATATAAATTTTCTTTATAATTTTCTTGGACGAATTCCGAGAGAGAATCAAATTATCGTTATGTTAATGTCAATTCTTCCTATAGGAATTTTTTACCCTCAATTATTGGGAGGCGGGGAAAACTTAATTAAAGTTTTGTCTACAACTAAAATCAGTTTATCAGTTGGGATAGCTTTTCTTTTAATTCGCTTCATTTTTTCTGCAATTTCCTTTGGTTCTGGGGCACCTGGTGGAATATTTATGCCAATATTGACTTTAGGTGCATTAATTGGTTTAATTGCCGGAAAATTAATGATTATGTGTAATCTAATTTCAGCATTATATTTGCCAAATATTATAATTTTTTCATTAGCTGGATATTTTGCTTGTATCAGTAAGGCACCCTTTACAGCAGTGATTTTAATAACAGAAATGGTTGGTTCACTATCTCATCTTTTACCATTAGCCTTCGTTTCATTAGTTGCCTATTTAATGGTCGATATTTTGGGAGGGGCACCAATTTATGAATCACTTTCCAAGAGAATTGATTTAAAACATGAATTAAAACATATCGATTCAAGACTTGTAAGTTTTGAATTTCTTGTATCTCCACTTGGTGAGTTAAATAATAAAGAAGTCAGAGAAATTATATGGCCACAAAACGTGATTTTGATTAAAGTATTACGCAATAATTCTGAACTTCTTGCGAAGGGTGATTTAATACTAAAGCCAAAAGATAGGTTAATTTTGTTAGCTCCTGTGGAAGATATAGCAGAAATAAAACATGAGCTTTCAGTTTTAAACTAG
- a CDS encoding cation:proton antiporter has product MSFIGSLVIILLFTTLAGHLTARVGIPAVLGQLLIGIIIGPGVLNIIHPTDLIEQFAEIGVILLMFMAGIESDMQQLKKYFKPALAVALSGVLLPVIVMGTASFCFGYHFQEALFIGVVFSATSVSISVVVLREFKALNSKEGATVLGAAVADDILGVLLLSLMIAIVGSNSGTGGQESPNNILLQLVLQGLFFAGVFLLVRWIAPSIMYLSTKLLIPTSRTISAMIICLSMAYIAEVVGLSGAIGAFFAGIAVGQTPTKKIVNTNIEPISNAIFVPVFFVSIGLSVSFNNFLVSLPFIVIMTILAILTKWLGGEMGSLIAGFDRDSGRVIGTGMIARGEMALITAQIGFNAHLLDKNLYIDIIFVIVIATLLAPLLLRWSLRKLAKI; this is encoded by the coding sequence ATGTCATTTATTGGTTCCCTAGTTATTATTTTATTATTTACTACTCTTGCTGGACATTTAACCGCAAGAGTCGGAATTCCTGCGGTTTTAGGCCAACTGTTGATTGGTATAATAATTGGTCCTGGTGTTTTAAACATTATTCATCCAACAGATCTCATTGAACAATTTGCTGAAATAGGTGTAATCTTACTTATGTTTATGGCTGGTATAGAAAGCGACATGCAGCAACTTAAAAAATATTTTAAACCTGCTCTAGCGGTCGCGTTGTCGGGTGTTTTACTGCCTGTAATTGTAATGGGTACAGCTAGTTTTTGCTTTGGGTATCATTTTCAAGAAGCATTATTCATTGGCGTTGTTTTCTCCGCTACTTCTGTCAGCATTTCTGTAGTTGTACTACGAGAGTTTAAAGCATTAAACAGTAAAGAAGGGGCAACTGTTCTAGGAGCAGCAGTTGCTGATGATATTCTAGGTGTTTTATTATTAAGTTTAATGATAGCTATTGTGGGCAGTAATAGTGGAACTGGTGGCCAAGAAAGTCCCAATAATATTTTATTACAGTTAGTTTTGCAAGGTCTATTTTTTGCAGGCGTTTTCCTTCTTGTTCGTTGGATTGCCCCAAGTATCATGTATTTAAGTACTAAATTACTAATTCCAACCAGTCGAACTATTTCAGCAATGATTATCTGCTTGTCAATGGCTTACATAGCTGAAGTAGTTGGTCTATCTGGTGCAATTGGAGCTTTTTTTGCAGGGATTGCTGTCGGGCAAACACCTACTAAAAAAATTGTTAATACTAATATCGAACCAATTAGTAATGCAATTTTTGTACCTGTATTCTTTGTTAGCATTGGGTTAAGTGTTTCATTTAATAATTTTCTTGTTTCACTGCCTTTCATTGTTATTATGACTATTCTTGCTATCCTAACTAAGTGGTTAGGTGGTGAAATGGGTTCGCTAATAGCAGGTTTTGATAGAGATAGTGGTCGGGTGATTGGAACAGGCATGATTGCCCGTGGTGAAATGGCCTTAATCACGGCTCAAATTGGCTTCAATGCACATTTACTTGATAAGAATCTGTATATTGATATTATTTTTGTAATAGTGATTGCAACATTATTAGCACCTTTACTGTTACGCTGGTCATTGAGAAAGTTAGCTAAGATATAG
- a CDS encoding DMT family transporter, whose protein sequence is MKLKKWQANLILLLTAIIWGSSYILIKMALKGNMPSGVINTLRGAIFARLIYIFFRKRLHKLTKKDLRIGVLASFEGQTLQVIGQKYTDATSSGIILMTESLFGKFIFSYPWFRRIKLQFVNWRNLNNCLYIGHGN, encoded by the coding sequence ATGAAATTGAAAAAATGGCAAGCTAATTTAATTTTACTTTTAACTGCAATTATTTGGGGAAGTAGCTATATTTTGATTAAAATGGCTCTTAAGGGGAATATGCCTTCAGGTGTAATCAACACCTTGCGAGGAGCAATATTTGCGAGGTTAATTTATATATTTTTTAGAAAAAGATTACATAAATTAACAAAGAAGGATCTAAGAATAGGTGTTTTAGCTTCTTTCGAGGGACAAACATTACAAGTAATTGGTCAAAAGTATACTGATGCTACTTCATCAGGGATTATTTTAATGACTGAATCATTATTTGGCAAGTTTATTTTCAGTTACCCTTGGTTTCGAAGAATTAAGCTACAATTTGTTAATTGGAGGAACCTTAATAATTGTCTCTATATTGGTCATGGAAATTAA
- a CDS encoding MarR family winged helix-turn-helix transcriptional regulator has translation MSELNPLLKQIDNELHRYLAFDNTKKVHEHLLKHATEIALSEVISDVSVTDLDILNLIAAHSEIRIKELVETVYFPQGTVSKIVNRLVKKRLVKKYHHTDNKKDVYLKLTESGQTLTILHVQYHKTENQKLNKIGTRFSNKELARFAEMLKEINELREK, from the coding sequence ATGTCGGAATTAAACCCACTATTAAAGCAGATTGATAATGAATTACATCGATATTTAGCATTTGATAATACAAAGAAAGTTCATGAACATTTATTAAAACATGCTACTGAAATAGCCTTAAGTGAAGTAATCTCTGATGTTTCTGTGACTGATTTAGACATTTTAAATCTGATAGCAGCTCATTCAGAAATTAGAATAAAAGAGCTAGTTGAAACTGTCTACTTCCCTCAAGGAACAGTTTCAAAAATAGTTAATCGGTTAGTAAAAAAGAGATTGGTAAAAAAATATCACCACACCGATAATAAAAAAGATGTGTATTTAAAATTAACTGAATCTGGTCAAACTTTGACTATTTTACATGTGCAGTATCATAAAACAGAGAATCAGAAACTAAATAAAATAGGCACAAGATTTAGTAATAAAGAACTTGCAAGATTTGCAGAAATGTTAAAGGAAATTAATGAGTTACGTGAAAAGTAA
- a CDS encoding NAD(P)H-dependent oxidoreductase, with protein MHVVIVLDHPYTLKSSENIPHKRSYSAALTKNSVDILKAHNHTVDLIDLQADHFNPVIDKQGLTNWRTKEYVDEQSQNYLLRLKKVDEIIFTFPVWWEVMPAMLKGFIDKVFCKGQIIKIDGQRQILSLDTKIRILTVMGTPRFIYKLHYRNPLENMLKRGVFGKMGLKNFKIAYFNAEDQSEVKRANNLKNIGKYIL; from the coding sequence ATGCATGTAGTAATTGTACTTGACCATCCGTATACTTTGAAATCAAGTGAAAATATCCCACATAAAAGATCATACTCAGCAGCGCTTACCAAAAATTCCGTTGATATCTTAAAAGCACATAATCATACTGTTGATCTTATAGATTTACAAGCAGACCATTTTAATCCTGTTATAGATAAGCAGGGGTTAACAAATTGGCGTACTAAAGAATATGTAGATGAACAAAGTCAAAATTATCTATTACGATTGAAAAAAGTGGATGAAATAATTTTTACCTTTCCTGTTTGGTGGGAAGTAATGCCTGCCATGTTAAAAGGCTTTATTGATAAAGTCTTTTGTAAGGGTCAGATAATAAAAATTGATGGACAACGCCAAATTTTAAGTTTAGATACAAAAATTAGAATTTTAACAGTTATGGGTACGCCTCGTTTTATTTATAAACTACATTATCGAAATCCACTTGAAAACATGCTTAAAAGGGGAGTATTCGGAAAAATGGGTCTAAAAAATTTTAAAATAGCTTACTTCAACGCTGAAGATCAATCTGAAGTAAAAAGAGCTAACAACCTAAAAAATATTGGCAAATATATTCTTTAG